TGTCTTTGCAGACTTCGATGGTATATAAACGAATTAAAGTCAACAGGTTAccaagtaaatattttgtatggaaACCTTCACGGCTCTCTTGAGTTTGATAAACTGTCTTGTTTTCAAGCCTAAACCATCTTTCTGGTCTGCGTCAGGTACCTCTTCACACATGGCTAACGTgatgtataacataaaaatagacCATTTTAAAGCATTTGTCCACGGCTTTCCAAACTATTGACTACGACATACGAGATTGTTACTCAGCCAtcaatcatttatttaattttcctgtATTGAAATTGCTGTGTTTTCAGGATTTCGTTTTTGGAATTAGCAATTTACCTCGGCAAGGATCGTCTTATTTAAAGATCTTATTGACCTTTATACATTTAAACTGTGCATAATTGCCCaaactttctattttaaattgtcGAGGAGTGATCACAATTGTTTGCATATTTGTTCTGTATTCATGagaaattattctaaaaattaaaaacagaataacACAAAGAAAACTGTATTGAACCaacttaaactaaatttaatttataataattgcacattatcttaataaataataatttataatgcttatattaattactagtatttccaatttaaacttaaacatcTTTATTCGAGAAATATTCTTGTTTTGATTTGGACAATTACGCTCTTTCACCGTGTCTTTGCATTCTTGGCCCACATTGTATAAAcccattgtataatatataatatttaataactacaGGTTGATCCGAGTAGTCTCTCTCCGATGAAATAACATACAGAATATTTCTCTCGCCCTCCTTACACAGAACGCATTTCTTACACTGCTGTGGCTAATAGTGACAGGGAACTTAACAAGCTGATAGGCTATCTGAGGAAGAGATACCAAACAATAATAACGTTGATAGCGTATCATGTTATCGAGAGAGGCTAGGATCTAATCGTAGCAGCACATTATCGGGTGTCAAGGCACGGAATTGCATGTAATAGTAACGGACAGGCGACATGTCGCGGGAGGTGGTGGGGAGAGGCCATTACTATCAGCTGTGTACCTTACAGTCGGCAGACCGAGGCGGATCGCGGTAGTGGAATGGCGGCAGACTTACAGAACATCTTCGTTGCTAAGGCAACGTCGATGGTAGCGCTCGGCAGTGCTGCCTTCGTCGTCACCATGGTGCCGGTCCTCATCGGGCGCAGGATCTCATCCAAGCATCCACCGCAGATCGAGACAAGAAACACTCGCATGGATTTCATCCTCTCTCTTTTCCTGTCGTTCGGTGGAGGTGTTCTGCTGTGTACTACTTTTCTTCACCTACTCCCAGAGGTAACGAAAAACATCGAACACCTTCAGCGCAAAGGAAAGATCCCCGAAGACTTTCCGTTACCTTTGCCAGAGCTTATAATGTGCTGTGGTTTCTTCATCATGTACATCGTTGAAGAAGTCGCCCACAAAATTCTTCACTCCCATCACGCTAAACAGGGAGGCACTCAAGACCGtgatattactttaaatatttcatcgGCCGTTTTAGTAGATTCTGAGGCCACGCTTTCTGAGGACTACGGACACATCATAAAGCAAGATCTAATCACAGTGACTTTTACTCCTCCACGTGAAGAAGATACTAAAAACATCTCGAGGGACACTAAGACGCACAGATCATCCTGTGTAAGTAAACGGGAGGAAGATATTCACAGTCATAAACATTGCCACAATAGGGACCATGAAGAGCAAAGTCGGGATCTCCACTATGACCATGACCACCAACACCACGATCACGAGACTGGAGACCATCACACGTTGGTGACGACCTCGCCTCCGTCACTTCGAGAGCTACTTATAGTCCTCGCCCTCACAGTCCACGAGGGGTTCGAGGGTCTCGCCATCGGTCTTGAGAGTTCTGTAGCAGCTGTGTGGTATCTTCTGGCTGCTGTGGCTACTCACAAATGTGTCCTAGCGTTTTGTATTGGCATAGAGTTAGTATCCGGTCACATATCTCTGCCATTGTCAATATTCTACGCCTTCATATATTCGTGTGCTTCCCCGTTCGGAATCGGGATGGGTTTATTGATGTCTACCTCAGACAACGACCACCTGACGGAGTTGCTGTCGGTGTTGCTCCAAGGTGTTGCCACCGGCACCCTCCTCTATGTGGTGTTCTTCGAGATCTTGAAGCGTGACAACCACGGGGAAGCTAAACTTGCCCAGCTTATCGTCGTTATTGCAGGATTCGCTGGGATGGCGGCACTCACCGTATTACTTAATGCTTAGGTGAGTCTACGTAATTAAAcgtacttatttttaaaacttgagaaTTTTGTTGATTTGAGACCCTAAAAATGTTAAGATTTGTGCCCTTGGCTGTTTTATGAAATACAGGTTTTAACCAACACTATAAAATATTCgagttgaaccaaattttaaatggGCATAGTTACAAAAATGAATATCAGagggtttataaataaaattaggtgGTCCATCGttcttttacaattatattcaaatttcaaGTCAATTGACAATTGGAATTTAAGTAATCTTagtaatcttttatatatttaatatttatttatgattacaaTTCAACAGTTACATataaattacagaattttaatgGATTGCTGtcaacagtatttttaatagACTAACTTCTACCCTTGCACACATCATACTAactaatcatttatttaattaataatttatacttatctTCAGATTTACTTGCCAGCTATTTTATCATGAATAAACGTACAGTGTATACTGGCagttgtaacaaataattaatataaatttataaaacaaaattatacattgaGTATGTATGGAAATAAACTAtccaaaactataataaatatattatataatatatacataattatatttactgtatacatttatcaagtttcaaattttattcagaCTGAATGGATTTTGGAAAATATGAGACAGTAAAGATTAAAAGGACAAAGTTGTGCAAAACAAAACCGACAAAGCTGTGTGGTTAAATTCACTATAGTTTGTGTCGTTCAATCACTGAGCTCAAAATACTGTTTAtggtcaaaattttaaaattgtcacaaCTTTCTTGGTAGTACCTACCTACAATGGGATGTTTTTAACATGGAATCTGCATGAAATTCCTTCCAGCAAGCAGAAGGTCTATGGTTCAAGTATAATTTTTATGCAGTGACtcatgtttttcttaattaaaagaaaatagatattttaatgatttcaaaaataccatacaTGTGTAATACTTTTCTTGTGGGTTAAATCAAATAAGTCATAAAATACGTGTTTGTGTGGTTGTTTCaagagaattttttttattagcgGGTGGTTGTTGGTAAACCTGCCTGATACTTTAAAATCACCTGATATTTAACTGCACACAGTGTATAACAGAAAATATCTGAcagtattactataaaaataactgttattgacATTTTTGTGACTGATTAGCACGATagcaatttaaagttatataataatttataatctcataaaaataactaaaaccatcacgtaaaaataattaaacaacctGTTACTCGCGGCCTCTACAACTTCTTGCTGAAGTGCCTTTTTGAATGGCATACCAAATattcctgagataagtgatgTTCCCATCTAGAGATGTTtaacttttccaattttttttagtttttatcaatgtttattgcatagtaactatttgaaaatatattccttgattttgtttatatatatatatataaaatatgtgtgcgtgtgtgcacTTGTGTGTTTGTCTGTTAAGTAAATTAGTTTCAGTTCATCAACACTGCAAGAAACG
The Homalodisca vitripennis isolate AUS2020 chromosome 4, UT_GWSS_2.1, whole genome shotgun sequence DNA segment above includes these coding regions:
- the LOC124359369 gene encoding zinc transporter ZIP1-like, which produces MAADLQNIFVAKATSMVALGSAAFVVTMVPVLIGRRISSKHPPQIETRNTRMDFILSLFLSFGGGVLLCTTFLHLLPEVTKNIEHLQRKGKIPEDFPLPLPELIMCCGFFIMYIVEEVAHKILHSHHAKQGGTQDRDITLNISSAVLVDSEATLSEDYGHIIKQDLITVTFTPPREEDTKNISRDTKTHRSSCVSKREEDIHSHKHCHNRDHEEQSRDLHYDHDHQHHDHETGDHHTLVTTSPPSLRELLIVLALTVHEGFEGLAIGLESSVAAVWYLLAAVATHKCVLAFCIGIELVSGHISLPLSIFYAFIYSCASPFGIGMGLLMSTSDNDHLTELLSVLLQGVATGTLLYVVFFEILKRDNHGEAKLAQLIVVIAGFAGMAALTVLLNA